Proteins from one Nitrobacteraceae bacterium AZCC 2146 genomic window:
- a CDS encoding flagellar hook protein FlgE (product_source=KO:K02390; cog=COG1749; ko=KO:K02390; pfam=PF06429; superfamily=117143; tigrfam=TIGR03506), which produces MGIFGALTTSVAGLQANSYALENISGNIANSQTTAFKRIDTSFMDLIPQTGNNSQLAGSVTAGSRSTNTIAGSVQSAAVSTYMAINGDGFFAVQKPASVSDSTPVFDGVDRYTRRGDFSLDKNGYLVNGAGYFLEGVKIDPTTGNPAGSVPQIMRFQNDFLPSQATTKIDYRANLASYPLTTKHNTAVPGSELLRSADFVSNPRPLGTPATAFGNTAVTGNARTNFQTPAVAITAATNLLSASGTDSLPAGFVAGDTMTLTLTNAGVTTTKTISFYNGGAAPAPVAGTTFIDLSAAGSTVGSLLSTIDGLTGATPASSISATGAITLNSGVTNDISLVSSNASAFGSLGFSGTVTALRTGGGTAGTGVVIGSDNQTFLDESISGGAATAYDGNGAPVSLQFRWAKVASATQGGTDTWNLFYQTNPSATGSAVAWQNVGTDFKFGSNGQMQPVIGQITLSGLTVSGVSLGNVTMAFGTGGLTQFADTNGNAQVNQLQQDGFAAGQLKSVSVSNEGRVVGSYSNGRNIDLAEVSVATFNGADFLKRIDGGAFEVTNESGAALFGKGGSISGASLESSNTDIANEFTKLIVTQQAYSANTKVITTANTMVQDLLNVMR; this is translated from the coding sequence ATGGGTATTTTCGGCGCTCTCACCACGTCCGTCGCAGGCCTGCAGGCGAATTCCTACGCCCTGGAAAACATTTCCGGCAACATCGCGAACTCGCAGACGACCGCCTTCAAGCGGATCGATACCAGCTTCATGGATCTCATTCCCCAAACCGGCAACAACTCGCAGCTGGCCGGCAGCGTCACGGCGGGATCGCGCAGCACCAACACCATCGCAGGCTCGGTGCAGTCGGCCGCGGTATCGACCTACATGGCGATCAACGGCGACGGTTTTTTCGCCGTGCAAAAACCCGCCAGCGTCTCCGACAGCACGCCGGTGTTCGACGGCGTCGATCGCTACACCCGCCGCGGCGACTTCTCGCTCGACAAGAACGGCTACCTCGTCAACGGCGCCGGTTACTTTCTGGAGGGCGTCAAGATCGATCCGACCACCGGCAATCCGGCCGGCAGCGTGCCGCAGATCATGCGCTTCCAGAACGATTTCCTGCCCTCGCAGGCGACCACCAAGATTGACTATCGCGCCAATCTCGCCAGCTATCCGCTGACTACCAAGCACAATACCGCCGTGCCCGGATCGGAATTGCTGCGGTCGGCCGACTTCGTGTCCAATCCGCGCCCGCTGGGAACCCCGGCGACGGCGTTCGGCAACACCGCCGTCACCGGCAATGCGCGGACCAATTTCCAGACCCCGGCCGTCGCCATCACCGCGGCCACCAATCTGCTGAGCGCGTCAGGAACCGACTCGCTGCCGGCCGGCTTCGTGGCCGGCGATACGATGACTCTCACGCTCACCAATGCGGGCGTTACGACCACCAAGACGATCTCGTTTTACAACGGCGGCGCGGCGCCCGCGCCGGTCGCCGGCACGACCTTTATCGACCTCTCGGCCGCGGGCTCAACGGTGGGCAGCCTGCTCTCGACGATCGATGGCCTCACCGGCGCTACGCCAGCTTCGAGCATATCGGCGACTGGCGCGATCACGCTGAACAGCGGCGTTACCAACGATATCTCGCTCGTTTCCTCGAACGCGAGCGCATTCGGTTCGCTTGGCTTCTCCGGCACGGTAACGGCGCTGCGCACCGGCGGCGGCACGGCAGGTACCGGCGTGGTGATCGGCAGCGACAACCAGACCTTCCTCGACGAATCCATCAGCGGCGGTGCCGCCACCGCCTATGACGGCAACGGCGCGCCGGTGAGTTTGCAGTTCCGCTGGGCGAAAGTCGCTTCGGCCACGCAGGGAGGGACAGATACCTGGAATCTGTTCTATCAGACCAATCCGTCAGCCACCGGCTCCGCGGTCGCCTGGCAAAATGTCGGCACTGATTTCAAGTTCGGATCGAATGGCCAGATGCAGCCGGTGATCGGTCAGATCACCCTGAGCGGCCTGACCGTGAGCGGCGTCAGTCTCGGCAACGTCACCATGGCATTCGGCACCGGCGGCCTCACCCAGTTCGCCGACACCAACGGCAATGCCCAGGTCAACCAGCTGCAGCAGGACGGCTTCGCCGCCGGCCAGCTGAAGAGCGTTTCGGTCAGCAATGAAGGCCGCGTCGTCGGCAGCTATTCCAACGGCCGCAATATCGATCTCGCAGAAGTCAGCGTCGCGACCTTCAACGGTGCAGACTTCCTGAAGCGCATCGATGGCGGCGCGTTCGAAGTCACCAACGAATCCGGCGCGGCGCTGTTCGGCAAGGGCGGCAGCATCTCCGGTGCTTCGCTGGAATCGTCGAACACCGACATCGCCAACGAATTCACCAAGCTGATCGTCACCCAGCAGGCCTATTCGGCCAACACCAAGGTGATCACGACGGCGAATACGATGGTGCAGGATCTGCTGAACGTGATGCGATAA
- a CDS encoding DNA-binding transcriptional LysR family regulator (product_source=COG0583; cath_funfam=1.10.10.10,3.40.190.10; cog=COG0583; pfam=PF00126,PF03466; superfamily=46785,53850): MAGLALNELNALIAVAAHRSFRAAAAELGVSPSSLSHAVASIERQLGVRLFNRTTRSVSLTEAGEGFLDRVRPALRDIADAVEAVNRFRDTPAGLLRLNASEAAAERVLPIVLSFMAAYPDMRVDMISEGRMVDIVAGGFDAGLRHAEAVPQDMISLSLGIEEARIVVGTPGYFAARGVPRAPADLFSHACLHARMPSGAVRYWEFERNGEEIQINPPGRLMLGSPDLTLLAAKAGAGVAYVSQRSAADDLAAGRLTQVLNDWTPPFPGVCLYYPRQRLPSAGLRAFIDHFQVARKG, translated from the coding sequence ATGGCTGGTCTCGCCCTGAACGAGTTGAACGCCTTGATCGCGGTGGCGGCGCATCGCAGCTTTCGCGCCGCCGCGGCTGAACTCGGCGTTTCGCCGTCGTCGCTGAGCCATGCCGTGGCCAGCATTGAGCGGCAGCTCGGCGTGCGGCTGTTCAACCGCACCACCCGGAGCGTTTCGCTGACCGAAGCCGGCGAGGGCTTTCTGGACCGGGTGCGGCCGGCGCTGCGGGACATCGCCGACGCCGTCGAGGCTGTGAACCGGTTTCGCGATACGCCCGCCGGGCTGTTGCGGTTGAACGCCTCGGAGGCCGCCGCCGAGCGGGTGTTGCCGATCGTGCTCAGCTTCATGGCGGCCTATCCCGACATGCGGGTGGATATGATCAGCGAGGGCCGGATGGTTGACATCGTCGCCGGCGGCTTTGATGCCGGCCTGCGCCACGCCGAGGCGGTGCCCCAGGACATGATCTCGCTGTCGCTGGGGATCGAGGAGGCGCGCATCGTGGTCGGTACGCCCGGTTATTTCGCGGCCCGCGGCGTGCCGCGCGCGCCGGCCGATCTGTTCAGCCACGCGTGCCTGCATGCGCGAATGCCGAGCGGCGCGGTCCGGTACTGGGAGTTTGAGCGAAACGGCGAGGAGATTCAGATCAATCCGCCGGGCCGCCTGATGCTGGGAAGCCCTGATCTAACGCTGCTCGCGGCAAAAGCGGGCGCCGGCGTCGCCTATGTCAGCCAGCGATCGGCGGCCGACGATCTTGCGGCGGGGCGCCTCACGCAGGTCCTGAATGATTGGACGCCGCCATTCCCGGGAGTCTGTCTGTACTACCCACGCCAGCGCCTGCCATCGGCCGGTTTGCGGGCCTTCATTGATCATTTCCAGGTGGCCCGGAAGGGCTGA